The DNA window TGATTTAAAACCGTTCCGCTAATCGTTGGTCTAGCCAGGCCTTAGGCTTCTACGACACCTTGTAGTCCTCCGCGCGTTGTTAACGTGTGGTTGGACTGCTGGAGCCTAGAAGTGCCTCCCACCCGCACATGAGCAGAGCAACTTAGCTTACCTTTGTCGCTAAGTCAGCCTGCCTCAGGTCGGTCTCCCTAATCTCCTGGTCCCCAACTATGAAGTACGTGCCGCTTGCTCTAACCTCCTTCTTCCACACTGGGGCCTCATGCTTCACGTGTTCAACCAGCCACTCGAGAGCAGGGAAGACGTTCTTGCGCGACTCCCCTGAGACCCCAACAACCATTGTGAGCTCACCAGGGTTCCTGACGCCGACGAAGTGAACGACGCAGACGCGTGAAAGCGAGAACTCCTTTATTGCTTCATAGGCCAGCTCCTTAAGTTTAGGCTCCATGAGTTCCTCCGAGTGCTCATAGTCAAGCTCTTTAACCACCTCACCCATGTTGATGCCCCTCACTACACCGATGAAGAAGGCAACAGCGCCGACTTTGCGGTCGCCCGCGTAGAGGAACTTTGTGAGCTCGGAGAGGTCAACGGGCTCGTTACCCTTGGCCACCCTTACCAGGACCCTCTCGTCGCCGCCCGAGGAGGGCGGCAGGACATGGACCACCCTGGCGTCGGCTGGCAGGGCCTGCGAGAGCGACAGGGCCTTACCGTCAACCACTACCTGCAGCCCTCCCTTAAGCTCCCCCATGAGCTTGCCAAGCCCTAGCGAGGAGAGGGCCCCAAGCAGGTCCGCCACCCTAGCCCCTTCCTCCAGCTCCAGCTCCAGCTCGCCCCTTCCCATGGCCTCACGCAACACGGAGTAAAGCTTCACTTTAACCCTCATCAGGCTATCACCTTTGAACGGCCTTCCCTTCTCTTCTCGACAGCCTCGCGAAGCTCTTTAGAGATTTGTTTGATAGGCCCCTCTACACATGAAGCGTCTGACCTCTCAACGAGGAGCCTTAGAAACTTGGAGGCACAGCGGGCGCTGTGGAACTCAAGCACGAGGTCGCCCCTCCTTATTACAATGCCCTGGCCCTCGTGGAAGGGCCTGCCGCACACAATGCAGGTATGAACCTCCTCCTTTGCCATCTACGGAGCCCTGGCTAGCGTGGCGCGCATTCTATTTAAGGTCAGGCGGCCCAGAGGTAGAAGGTTTGCGCCACGCCTAGAGATGGTAGAGCAGACATGCCAGAGGTGCAGCTGAGGCCTGAGATACTGACCCTTATGAGCAGGAGGGGCTGGAATGGCCTCACGCAGATGCAGGTGAGGGCAGCCAGGGCCATATTGGCTGGCAAGAACGTCCTGATAATGGCCCCCACGGGCGAGGGCAAGACGGAGGCCGCCCTGCTGCCCCTGCTCACAAGGGTAGCAAACGATGGGGACGCAGAGCCCGTGGCAATCCTCTACATAACACCCATGAGGGCGCTTATAAACGACCTCCACAGGAGAGTAAAGTATTGGGCTGAGCCTCTCGGCCTAAATGTTGCCAAAAAGCACAGCGACGTGCCGAGCTCCGAGAGGTCACTGCGCCTGAAGTCACCCCCTCACATACTTCTGACAACCCCGGAGAGCCTCGAGATAGACCTTGACTGGGCCCCAAGGTTTAGGGAATATTACAGAAACCTGAAGGCCGTGATCATCGATGAGGTCCACGAGCTTTTCTCGTCAAAGAGGGGGGCGCAGCTGGCGCTACTGCTAGAGAGGCTCATGAGGCTTGCCGGTGACTTCCAGAGGATAGGCCTCTCGGCCACTGTTGGCAACCCAGAGAAGATGCTGAGGATCCTAAGCGGGAGCAGCTCTAGGGAGGCGGAGGTCGTAGCTAGCGAGAGCAGGAGGCTGTTCACCTTTAACGTTAAGTATGTTGGCAACCTAGAAGATCCATGGCCTAAGGTCGCTGAGGATGTGCTCTCAGAGGCGGCTGGCCCAACTCTGGTGTTCACTAACAGCAGATACGCGGCTGAGAAGTTAGGCCACGAGCTTCAGAAGAAGAGCGCCAATAACGTGTACGTGCACCACTCGAGCGTCTCGGCCGAGATAAGGGAGAACGTTGAGGAGAGGCTCAGGCGTGGCGAGGACCTAATGGTTGTCTGCACTAAGACGCTGGAGCTAGGGATAGACATCGGGTCTATAAGGAAGGTGCTTCAGATCAGGGCGCCAGGCTCCGTCGCAACCCTTATTCAAAGGGCTGGCAGGAGCTTTCACGTGCT is part of the Acidilobus sp. 7A genome and encodes:
- a CDS encoding molybdenum cofactor biosynthesis protein MoaE, which codes for MRVKVKLYSVLREAMGRGELELELEEGARVADLLGALSSLGLGKLMGELKGGLQVVVDGKALSLSQALPADARVVHVLPPSSGGDERVLVRVAKGNEPVDLSELTKFLYAGDRKVGAVAFFIGVVRGINMGEVVKELDYEHSEELMEPKLKELAYEAIKEFSLSRVCVVHFVGVRNPGELTMVVGVSGESRKNVFPALEWLVEHVKHEAPVWKKEVRASGTYFIVGDQEIRETDLRQADLATKVS